Proteins found in one Hirundo rustica isolate bHirRus1 chromosome 9, bHirRus1.pri.v3, whole genome shotgun sequence genomic segment:
- the LOC120756731 gene encoding transmembrane protein 121: MVLPPPDKRHVCLTTIVIMTSMAFMDAYLVEQNQGPRKIGVCIIVLVGDICFLIVLRYVAVWVGAEVKTAKRGYAMILWFLYIFVLEIKLYFIFQNYKADKKNLETVARKALTLLLSICVPGLYLVLVALDSMEYIRTFRKKEDLRGRLFWVALDLLDILDIQANLWEPHRTGLPIWAEGLMFFYCYILLLILPCVSLSEISMQGEHIAPQKMMLYPVLSLVTINIVTIFIRAINMILFQDSRVSTIFIGKNIIAIATKACTFLEYKRQVKEFPQNAIALELQQNSLSHNQTIHSAQGIPHEPSPTSEILDT; encoded by the coding sequence ATGGTGCTGCCGCCGCCCGACAAGCGCCACGTCTGCCTGACCACCATCGTCATCATGACCAGCATGGCCTTCATGGACGCCTACCTGGTGGAGCAGAACCAGGGGCCCCGCAAGATCGGCGTCTGCATCATCGTGCTGGTGGGGGACATCTGCTTCCTCATCGTGCTGCGCTACGTGGCCGTGTGGGTGGGCGCCGAGGTTAAGACGGCCAAGCGGGGCTACGCCATGATCCTGTGGTTCCTCTACATCTTTGTGCTGGAGATCaagctgtatttcatttttcagaattacaaaGCAGACAAGAAGAACCTGGAGACTGTGGCCAGGAAAGCTCTGACCCTACTGCTCTCCATCTGCGTGCCGGGGCTCTATCTGGTGCTGGTGGCCTTGGACAGCATGGAGTACATACGGACCTTTCGGAAGAAAGAGGACTTGCGGGGACGCCTTTTCTGGGTGGCTCTTGACCTGCTGGACATCTTGGACATCCAGGCCAACCTGTGGGAGCCGCACAGGACCGGCCTGCCCATCTGGGCGGAGGGGCTCATGTTCTTCTACTGCTACATACTCCTCCTGATCCTGCCTTGCGTGTCCCTCAGTGAGATCAGCATGCAAGGGGAGCACATTGCCCCGCAAAAAATGATGCTCTACCCTGTCCTCAGCCTGGTCACCATCAACATCGTCACCATCTTCATCCGGGCCATCAACATGATCTTGTTCCAGGACAGCAGGGTCTCCACCATCTTTATCGGCAAGAACATCATTGCCATCGCCACCAAGGCGTGCACCTTCCTGGAGTACAAGCGGCAGGTGAAGGAGTTCCCGCAGAACGCCATCGCCCTGGAGCTACAGCAGAACTCCCTCTCGCACAACCAGACCATCCACAGCGCACAGGGCATCCCCCACGAGCCGTCGCCCACCAGCGAGATCCTGGACACATGA